The genome window TatacttaatatatataatttcagaagggttttatttttcagttcaCCTAAGTCGACCTAACTTTGATTTTGGGTTGTGTGGTGATTCATATATACATCTAACAGGAGTAACAAGAGATGGGTTGAGCAGGCACTTCTTCCATAGACCTTCAAAGGCTTACACAACTGGGACAAGAAAGAGGAGAAAGATTCAAAACGAATGCGACTTGCAAGGTGGAGAAACCCGGTGGCACAAGACTGGTAAGACCAGGCCAGTGATGGTGAATGGAAAACAAAAGGGTTGCAAGAAAATTCTTGTCCTCTACACCAATTTCGGAAAGAACAGAAAACCTGAGAAAACCAACTGGGTGATGCACCAATACCATTTGGGGCAGCatgaggaagagaaagaaggagagCTTGTGGTGTCAAAGATATTCTATCAGACACAGCCAAGGCAGTGCAATTGGTCAGATAGAAGTGCAACAACTGGTGAAGGAAGTGGAGAACCTAACAACAGTGGTAGAAGGGACAGTGGAAGTGGAAGTTGTTCTTCTAAGGAAATTGTTACTCACAGAGATGAGATGTCTGCTGTTGTTGGTGTCCCTCCAATGACAAGTTTCACTCATCATCATCCCTTGGATATTCAACAGCTAAAACCTGATCACTTCAGCTTCATCCCTTTCAGGAAAAGCTTTGATGAGGTACATACACtgcacacacacatataatcatatatatatcaatCATGCATTTATATATCATTCAAACGTGctcccttatatatatatatatatatatatatatatatatatatatatatatatatatatatatagcatcaTGTTTGATTTGACACTTGCATAGTTATGATTTTAATTAGacacctttttttctttttcaaatcaaTGAATTGAACGTGATGTTTCACTTATATAGCTGACCAAAAGGAAACACAATTCACTGTATCTGAACATTCTTTTGGTAAAATTGAGAGTTTTGCTTTTGCACCAAAAAGTGAAATTAATTAGGACATGAAAGGGTTAAGGTAGCTGCTGATATAACACCATATTGCTTGCACACACCGCATGAAAGTGTACGGGCAAGACTTAATTATAAATCAGTTTCAACCAACCAGTGCTTGTTTACCTACCGCTGAAAGGTAACACCCACACGACTAAATAGAACGAACGCAGCAAAGTTAAAGCTAAAATAGGTACATTCACAGAccgagaaaaaaaagaaaaagatgaggtTGATATATAGTTGACTAGGTATCTAGCTAGTTAAGAAGATTGGgtgatatttaatatattcttttttcttaattagctTAGTTTCCATTGATTCatgtaagtttatttttctgattttaatttcagtaaattaatttttttaaaaatttgatcataataaaatattttgtttattttaagttttcataaatttgaatttttttttaattttgatctttataaacaaaaacttatggagatcatatataaataaaaaattattatttaaaagaattaaaattaaaaagaatataaacttacaagaattaaaatgaataaaaaataaaattgaaaaaacaccaatatataaaaactaaaattaaaaaaataacctcactagaatcaaacataaaataacacTAACTTAcaggataaaaatattttatcctataaaataacaaatttatcacATGTTAGTTTGTGATTAGATaacagttaaaaaaaactttcatccgtttatgcacaattttttttattttttattttttatttttaaggaagaTATATATCACAGTTTAACAGTTGAATATGATATGATGGTAGAGAATGCAGGTTGGAATAGGAGAGGCTTCAACAGCAAGAGAAGTAATGCAAGCATCAGGTTCATGTGAAGAAGTGCATGAACGGCACCTAGCACAAGTAACTCCTCATCATCATCAACTACAACAACATGCTCATCATCATCAAATTTCAAACTCAGCTTTTCATATTAGTAGGCCGTCACATCCCATCTCTACCATTATCTCTCCTCCTCCCCTCCACCACACTTCCATCATTCTCGATGACAACTCTTACCATGTCTCTAGAATAATGctccaaaatgaaaattttcaggTAATCACAACTCAAATCCCACTTCTTAATcatgattatatatatgattataattttcctcctttttaattttcataatcgATAGCTACTATAGCTAGTAACCCAAATAGTAGTCATAATAGAAGAATAGTTAAAATGAACTTATTATAATAAGTTTttgagttaattttatttaaaaagttttaaagaAGTATATAAGGTTATAATTAAATTGCTTTGATAATAAGCTAAATTTTGTATATGCTCCCTAAAAGGTTTATATGGGAGGATTAAAAAAAACGTTTATCACCTTGTAtgacttataataataataataataataataataataataataataataataataataataaaaggaaaggaaaggtgagtagtgaaagaaaaaaaaaacagacgaGTCACTTGGCATGTGAAAATCCAAAGGAGTGAGTCTGCATGGTATTGTGCATGAGTCAGACTCAATAACTAGGCAAGCTTTTGTGAGTGTTTGATAAATCACAAGCATGAAACTGTCTTTTCACTTTTTGAATATTGTTCAACACGATGATTAAGATGtgtgttttgaatttgattgttgACCTTGGAAATGCATCTATGGTATTTGTCCACTTGGCagcaacagcagcaacaacatcATAAGCTTGGAGGAAGGTCTGCGTCTGGTTTGGAGGAACTCATAATGGGTTGCACTTCAACTGAAATCAAAGAGGTAAGAAAGAACTTTTTGACTCGGAATTATATGAACTTTGTGTGTCATAATGcctagagaaaagaaaaaagagggcacggaaatgaaaaagaaataaaaagaaaaaaaacgaaaacatttttttgtttgcttttttatattttgaggcTACGTTTTTCTTCCATTGCatagaggtaaaaaaaaaaaaaatagtacaacAAAAATGTGGGTCATCGATCGATGCCGCAAGGAAGTTTAAAGGAAAAATaccttttctttatttcatttttcaattgtgtACAAGAGATAGAAACTTCTACTAACaccattttttcttctcattaaaCTACTTCTAATATTCTAtagttttatctttcttttttccttattgtcataaacaagttaattaaggttagaaaagagaaaaagacttta of Glycine soja cultivar W05 chromosome 1, ASM419377v2, whole genome shotgun sequence contains these proteins:
- the LOC114407492 gene encoding NAC domain-containing protein 75-like isoform X1, producing the protein MSKISNLSSVSSSDLIDAKLEEHQLCGSKQCPGCGHKFEGKPDWLGLPAGVKFDPTDQELIEHLEAKVEAKNMKSHPLIDEFIPTIEGEDGICYTHPEKLPGVTRDGLSRHFFHRPSKAYTTGTRKRRKIQNECDLQGGETRWHKTGKTRPVMVNGKQKGCKKILVLYTNFGKNRKPEKTNWVMHQYHLGQHEEEKEGELVVSKIFYQTQPRQCNWSDRSATTGEGSGEPNNSGRRDSGSGSCSSKEIVTHRDEMSAVVGVPPMTSFTHHHPLDIQQLKPDHFSFIPFRKSFDERMQVGIGEASTAREVMQASGSCEEVHERHLAQVTPHHHQLQQHAHHHQISNSAFHISRPSHPISTIISPPPLHHTSIILDDNSYHVSRIMLQNENFQQQQQQHHKLGGRSASGLEELIMGCTSTEIKEESSITNAQEAEWLKYSSYWPDPDNQDHHG
- the LOC114407492 gene encoding NAC domain-containing protein 75-like isoform X2 — translated: MSKISNLSSVSSSDLIDAKLEEHQLCGSKQCPGCGHKFEGKPDWLGLPAGVKFDPTDQELIEHLEAKVEAKNMKSHPLIDEFIPTIEGEDGICYTHPEKLPGVTRDGLSRHFFHRPSKAYTTGTRKRRKIQNECDLQGGETRWHKTGKTRPVMVNGKQKGCKKILVLYTNFGKNRKPEKTNWVMHQYHLGQHEEEKEGELVVSKIFYQTQPRQCNWSDRSATTGEGSGEPNNSGRRDSGSGSCSSKEIVTHRDEMSAVVGVPPMTSFTHHHPLDIQQLKPDHFSFIPFRKSFDEVGIGEASTAREVMQASGSCEEVHERHLAQVTPHHHQLQQHAHHHQISNSAFHISRPSHPISTIISPPPLHHTSIILDDNSYHVSRIMLQNENFQQQQQQHHKLGGRSASGLEELIMGCTSTEIKEESSITNAQEAEWLKYSSYWPDPDNQDHHG